One Fundidesulfovibrio terrae genomic window carries:
- a CDS encoding YdcF family protein has product MLLKKILSFFLFPFSLMVLALALGVAMSFVPRRARAGRMLCLAGLVLLLAQSMPVFSNEILRRLEYEYKPILTQADIPQGVKWVVVLSSYAASDDRTPLTSQNYDATMHRLVEGVLLLKRIPGAKLLISGGVLDGQVAAAEIMAKLARELGVPEGEIVLETKSLDTEDQAVAVAKMVNGEKMLLVTSAVHMPRSMLLFRKYGMDPVAAPTHFTSSGAPFSFTMFLPTPYGMEKSYECAHELLGIAWVYLKGLGR; this is encoded by the coding sequence ATGCTGCTCAAGAAGATACTGTCCTTCTTTCTGTTTCCCTTTTCGCTGATGGTCCTGGCGCTCGCGCTCGGCGTGGCCATGTCGTTTGTTCCCAGGAGGGCCAGGGCGGGGCGCATGCTCTGCCTGGCCGGGCTGGTCCTGCTGCTGGCGCAGTCCATGCCGGTATTCTCCAACGAAATCCTCAGGCGGCTGGAATACGAATACAAGCCCATCCTCACCCAGGCGGACATCCCCCAGGGCGTGAAGTGGGTGGTGGTGCTCAGCAGCTACGCCGCCAGCGACGACCGCACGCCTCTGACCAGCCAGAACTACGACGCCACCATGCACAGGCTGGTGGAGGGGGTCCTGCTGCTCAAGAGGATACCCGGGGCGAAGCTGCTCATCTCCGGAGGCGTGCTGGACGGGCAGGTGGCCGCGGCGGAGATCATGGCCAAGCTGGCGCGCGAGCTGGGGGTTCCCGAAGGGGAGATCGTGCTGGAAACGAAGTCGCTGGATACCGAAGACCAGGCCGTCGCCGTGGCCAAGATGGTGAACGGCGAGAAGATGCTCCTGGTGACGTCGGCGGTGCACATGCCCAGGTCCATGCTGCTCTTCCGCAAATACGGCATGGACCCGGTGGCGGCCCCGACGCACTTCACATCGTCAGGGGCGCCGTTTAGTTTCACGATGTTCCTCCCCACCCCCTACGGGATGGAAAAATCCTACGAATGCGCCCACGAGCTGTTGGGGATCGCCTGGGTATATCTGAAGGGGCTCGGACGGTGA
- a CDS encoding DUF1847 domain-containing protein, whose product MPAAFDHPTCALCPYDWSVRFCRNAKGKAPANCPSLRMSEESGKALSATISPQNLEFAYNASAQESECYGGRDGGYASVRPVKPRIVEIVEFARRMGYRRLGLAFCIGLRKEGAVVHEIFTTNGFETVSVSCKAGAVSKSEIGIKPCEQVDPGAVHESMCNPVFQAEALNASRTDFNVLLGLCVGHDSLFIKYAEAPCTVLAVKDRLLGHNPLAAVQQYDGYYRYLKRPLE is encoded by the coding sequence ATGCCTGCCGCTTTCGACCATCCCACCTGCGCCTTGTGCCCCTACGACTGGTCCGTGCGCTTCTGCCGCAACGCCAAGGGGAAGGCTCCGGCCAACTGCCCGTCCCTGCGCATGTCCGAGGAGTCCGGGAAGGCCCTCTCGGCGACAATCTCTCCGCAGAACCTGGAATTCGCGTACAACGCCTCCGCGCAGGAGTCCGAGTGCTACGGCGGGCGCGACGGCGGCTACGCGTCCGTCAGGCCGGTGAAGCCCCGCATCGTCGAGATCGTGGAATTCGCCCGCCGCATGGGGTATCGTCGCCTCGGGCTGGCGTTCTGCATCGGACTCCGCAAGGAAGGGGCCGTGGTGCACGAGATTTTTACGACCAACGGCTTCGAGACGGTGTCCGTGTCCTGCAAGGCTGGGGCCGTGTCCAAGTCGGAGATCGGCATCAAGCCCTGCGAACAGGTGGACCCCGGCGCGGTCCACGAGAGCATGTGCAACCCGGTGTTCCAGGCCGAGGCGCTGAACGCCTCGCGGACCGATTTCAACGTGCTGCTGGGGCTGTGCGTGGGGCACGATTCGCTTTTCATCAAGTACGCCGAAGCCCCCTGCACGGTGCTCGCCGTGAAGGACCGCCTGCTTGGGCACAACCCGCTTGCGGCGGTGCAGCAGTACGACGGCTACTACCGCTACCTGAAGCGGCCTCTGGAATAG
- the nifU gene encoding Fe-S cluster assembly protein NifU: protein MWEYTDKVREHFINPKNVGEIADANAVGEVGSLACGDALKLFLKVDENDRIVDAKFQTFGCASAIASSSALTEMIKGKTVDEALAVSNQDIAEFLGGLPKEKMHCSVMGKEALEAAVANLRGQPVAPHQEGEVVCECFGVTDETIRRAIAENNLSSVEEITDYTKAGGGCGKCLDKLADLLAEAKGQKKVLKPLEIVKPAGLTNLQRMKLVSKIIDEEISPSLQQDGGNIELVDVEGKRVLVQLRGACSSCKSSQLTLKQFVEKRLRDAVEPDLIVEEVR from the coding sequence ATGTGGGAATATACCGACAAGGTGCGTGAGCACTTCATCAACCCCAAGAACGTGGGCGAGATAGCGGACGCCAACGCGGTAGGCGAGGTCGGCTCGCTGGCCTGCGGCGACGCACTCAAGCTCTTCCTCAAGGTGGACGAGAACGACCGCATCGTGGACGCCAAGTTCCAGACCTTCGGCTGCGCCAGCGCCATCGCGTCCTCCTCGGCTCTCACCGAGATGATCAAGGGCAAGACCGTGGATGAGGCCCTGGCCGTGTCCAACCAGGACATCGCCGAGTTTTTGGGCGGGCTGCCCAAGGAGAAGATGCACTGCTCGGTCATGGGCAAGGAGGCCCTGGAGGCCGCCGTGGCCAACCTGCGCGGCCAGCCCGTCGCCCCCCACCAGGAGGGCGAGGTCGTCTGCGAATGCTTCGGCGTCACCGACGAGACCATCCGCCGGGCCATCGCCGAGAACAACCTCTCCTCCGTGGAGGAGATCACCGACTACACCAAGGCCGGCGGCGGCTGCGGCAAGTGCCTGGACAAGCTGGCCGACCTCCTGGCCGAGGCCAAGGGGCAGAAGAAGGTCCTGAAGCCGCTGGAGATCGTCAAGCCCGCCGGGCTCACCAACCTGCAGCGCATGAAGCTCGTCTCCAAGATCATCGATGAGGAGATCAGCCCCAGCCTCCAGCAGGACGGCGGCAACATCGAGCTGGTGGACGTGGAAGGCAAGCGCGTGCTGGTGCAGCTGCGCGGGGCGTGCTCCTCGTGCAAGTCCAGCCAGCTCACGCTTAAGCAGTTCGTGGAAAAGCGCCTGCGCGACGCCGTTGAACCCGACCTGATCGTGGAGGAGGTGCGCTGA
- the gluQRS gene encoding tRNA glutamyl-Q(34) synthetase GluQRS: MTTRGRFAPSPSGRMHLGNAWTALMAWLSARSQGGAVVLRMEDLDPERSKEHFARAILQDLAWLGLDWDEGPDKGGPYGPYRQDERREYYQRCLELLEARGLVYPCWCTRAELRDAALAAKAGSAPGTGHECGTPCVAHADVVRAPHAGEAEPVYAGTCLNLSVSEREARQAQGRRPSLRLAVPALHIEFTDLALGPQTQDLAAHCGDFVLRRADGTHAYQLAVVADDAAQAITEVVRGADLLDSTARQIHLFRAFGWPEPAFAHVPLLLDPDGRRLSKRRGDVDLGLLRESGVSAQAITGYLAWKAGLLDAPRLVSPHELIDGFSFAPMPRGPVVVGPGWMEEVA; this comes from the coding sequence ATGACGACCCGGGGCCGCTTCGCCCCGAGCCCGTCCGGGCGCATGCACCTGGGCAACGCCTGGACCGCGCTCATGGCCTGGCTGTCGGCGCGCTCCCAGGGCGGGGCGGTGGTGCTGCGCATGGAAGACCTGGACCCGGAACGCTCCAAGGAGCATTTCGCCCGGGCAATCCTCCAGGACCTTGCCTGGCTCGGCCTGGACTGGGATGAAGGCCCGGACAAGGGCGGCCCGTACGGCCCCTACCGCCAGGACGAACGCCGTGAGTACTACCAGCGCTGCCTGGAACTGCTGGAGGCGCGGGGGCTCGTCTACCCGTGCTGGTGCACCCGGGCCGAACTGCGCGACGCCGCGCTGGCGGCCAAGGCCGGGAGCGCCCCCGGCACGGGCCACGAGTGCGGAACACCCTGCGTCGCCCACGCGGACGTGGTGCGCGCCCCCCACGCGGGTGAGGCCGAGCCGGTCTACGCCGGAACCTGCCTGAACCTCTCCGTTTCCGAGCGCGAGGCCCGGCAGGCCCAGGGCAGAAGGCCCTCGCTGCGGCTTGCCGTGCCCGCCCTGCATATCGAATTCACGGATCTGGCGCTGGGGCCGCAGACGCAGGACTTGGCCGCGCACTGCGGCGATTTCGTGCTGCGCCGCGCAGACGGAACGCACGCCTACCAACTGGCGGTCGTCGCCGATGACGCGGCGCAAGCCATAACCGAGGTGGTGCGCGGGGCGGACCTGCTCGATTCCACGGCCCGGCAGATTCATCTCTTCCGCGCCTTCGGCTGGCCCGAACCAGCCTTCGCCCATGTGCCCCTGCTGCTGGACCCTGACGGCAGGCGGCTCTCCAAACGGCGCGGCGACGTGGACCTCGGGCTGCTGCGCGAGTCGGGAGTCTCTGCGCAGGCGATCACCGGATACCTGGCCTGGAAGGCCGGGCTCCTGGACGCTCCGCGCCTGGTTTCCCCCCATGAACTGATCGACGGATTCAGCTTCGCGCCCATGCCCCGGGGGCCGGTGGTGGTCGGGCCGGGCTGGATGGAGGAGGTTGCATGA
- a CDS encoding DUF1835 domain-containing protein: MLHITCGDFAAEELRRAGMADEVLPWRDVLHEGPVPSDVTGRELREIRADFIASCGWGDYEEVLGSLDERDRLVERSAADGAVLWFEADLFDQLQMLEVVSLLRGLGVAPGSILAFRGAGFSGLDSEGLLKALEPLDAATMRAADEAWRAFTSPDPSGLERFVAEGVEGLPYVAEAVGRLLEEYPGVGDGLSRLERVMLEAASSGPVSGAALFKAVSRQEERPFFGDWSCWLMASRLMSGPAPLLAGDEGNFPDRMVRLTKAGERTLSGGSDWMRTGGRGRWIGGVRLDQAQDWRYDRNAATLARLDGRGARQ, translated from the coding sequence ATGCTGCACATAACCTGCGGCGACTTCGCGGCCGAAGAGCTCAGGCGCGCGGGAATGGCGGACGAGGTGCTCCCCTGGCGGGACGTGCTGCACGAAGGCCCCGTGCCCTCGGACGTGACCGGGCGCGAACTGCGGGAGATACGGGCGGATTTCATCGCCTCCTGCGGCTGGGGGGACTACGAGGAGGTCCTGGGCTCTTTGGATGAGCGCGACCGCCTGGTGGAACGATCGGCCGCGGACGGCGCGGTGCTGTGGTTCGAGGCGGACCTGTTCGACCAGCTCCAGATGCTGGAGGTGGTGTCGCTGCTTCGCGGGCTCGGGGTCGCGCCCGGGAGCATCCTCGCGTTTCGCGGCGCGGGGTTCTCGGGCCTGGACAGCGAGGGGCTGCTCAAGGCGCTTGAGCCCCTGGACGCCGCAACCATGCGCGCGGCGGACGAGGCCTGGCGGGCTTTCACGTCCCCCGATCCGTCCGGGCTGGAGAGGTTCGTTGCCGAGGGCGTCGAGGGGCTGCCGTATGTCGCCGAGGCCGTGGGCAGGCTCCTGGAGGAATACCCCGGCGTCGGAGACGGGCTTTCGCGCCTGGAGCGGGTGATGCTTGAGGCGGCCTCGTCCGGGCCTGTCAGCGGAGCGGCGCTTTTCAAGGCGGTCTCGCGCCAGGAGGAGCGCCCTTTTTTCGGGGACTGGTCCTGCTGGCTGATGGCGTCCCGGCTCATGTCCGGGCCCGCGCCCTTGCTGGCCGGTGACGAAGGGAATTTTCCGGACCGGATGGTCCGGCTGACCAAGGCCGGGGAGCGGACCCTCTCCGGCGGATCGGACTGGATGCGAACGGGCGGCCGGGGGCGCTGGATAGGCGGCGTCCGCCTGGACCAAGCCCAGGACTGGCGCTACGACCGCAATGCTGCAACCTTGGCCCGCCTTGACGGGCGTGGAGCGCGACAATGA
- the queC gene encoding 7-cyano-7-deazaguanine synthase QueC yields MKNAVVLFSGGLDSSTCLAIAKSQGFNAYALSFRYGQRHTVELEAAKRVAKHLGAAGHLILDVPLGCIGGSALTADIDVPKDRDVAVMEEEIPVTYVPARNTVFLSLALAWAEVLPAADIFIGVNALDYSGYPDCRPEFVAAFENMANLAIKEAVEGRLKMKIHAPLMHWDKARIIQEGMKLGVKYGLTHSCYDPSPEGLACGRCDSCLLRKKGFAEAGVDDPTGYALDAS; encoded by the coding sequence GTGAAGAACGCCGTGGTTCTCTTTTCCGGAGGACTCGACTCCTCCACCTGTCTGGCCATCGCCAAGTCCCAGGGATTCAACGCCTACGCCTTGAGCTTCCGCTACGGGCAGCGCCACACCGTGGAGCTTGAGGCCGCAAAACGGGTGGCCAAGCACCTGGGCGCGGCCGGGCACCTGATCCTGGACGTGCCGCTCGGGTGCATCGGGGGGTCGGCCCTGACCGCCGACATCGACGTGCCCAAGGACCGCGACGTGGCCGTGATGGAGGAGGAAATCCCCGTGACCTACGTCCCGGCCCGCAACACCGTCTTTTTGTCCCTGGCCCTGGCCTGGGCCGAGGTGCTGCCCGCGGCGGACATCTTCATCGGGGTCAATGCCCTGGACTACTCGGGCTACCCGGACTGCCGCCCCGAATTCGTGGCCGCCTTCGAGAACATGGCGAACTTAGCCATAAAAGAGGCCGTGGAAGGGCGCTTGAAGATGAAGATCCACGCCCCCCTCATGCACTGGGACAAGGCCAGGATCATCCAGGAGGGCATGAAGCTCGGGGTGAAATACGGGCTCACGCACAGCTGCTACGACCCCAGCCCCGAGGGGCTTGCGTGTGGCAGATGCGATTCGTGTCTGCTCAGGAAGAAGGGGTTCGCCGAGGCGGGGGTGGACGATCCGACGGGGTATGCCTTGGACGCGAGCTGA
- the cysK gene encoding cysteine synthase A, which produces MNIASNMIELVGNTPLVRLNRIGRGLDVQLVAKLESANPCFSVKDRIGANMILDAEKRGLVDKDTVIVEPTSGNTGIGLAFMCAVRGYKLMLTMPESMSVERRTLLKGFGAKLVLTDAKKGMKGAIEKAHELVSELPKAFMPMQFANPANPEIHRLTTAEEIWRDTDGAVDVFVAGVGTGGTLTGVAQVLKQRKAGLRAVAVEPDASPVLSGGEPGPHMIQGIGAGFVPEVLDRSLIDEVVRVTNDEALAMGRRMLREEGILCGISSGANCHAALELAKRPQNKGKMIVFMVCDTGERYLSTPLFTEMEE; this is translated from the coding sequence ATGAACATCGCCTCGAACATGATCGAACTGGTGGGCAACACGCCCCTGGTGCGCCTGAACCGTATCGGCCGGGGCCTGGACGTGCAGCTGGTGGCCAAGCTGGAATCGGCCAACCCCTGCTTTTCCGTGAAGGACCGCATCGGCGCCAACATGATCCTGGACGCCGAGAAGCGCGGCCTGGTGGACAAGGACACGGTGATCGTGGAGCCCACCAGCGGCAACACCGGCATCGGCCTGGCCTTCATGTGCGCGGTGCGCGGCTACAAGCTCATGCTGACCATGCCCGAATCCATGAGCGTGGAGCGGCGCACGCTGCTCAAGGGCTTCGGCGCCAAGCTGGTGCTGACCGACGCGAAAAAGGGCATGAAGGGGGCCATCGAGAAAGCTCACGAGCTGGTTTCGGAGCTGCCCAAGGCTTTCATGCCCATGCAGTTCGCCAACCCGGCCAACCCGGAGATCCACCGCCTGACCACGGCCGAGGAGATCTGGCGCGACACGGACGGCGCAGTGGACGTGTTCGTGGCGGGAGTGGGCACCGGGGGCACGCTTACCGGCGTGGCCCAGGTGCTCAAGCAGCGCAAGGCCGGGCTCAGGGCCGTGGCGGTTGAGCCCGACGCCTCGCCCGTGCTCTCCGGCGGCGAGCCCGGGCCGCACATGATCCAGGGCATCGGGGCCGGGTTCGTGCCCGAGGTGCTGGACCGCTCGCTCATCGACGAGGTGGTGCGCGTCACCAATGACGAGGCCCTGGCCATGGGCCGGCGGATGCTCCGCGAAGAGGGCATCCTGTGCGGCATCTCGTCGGGTGCCAACTGCCACGCGGCGCTCGAGCTGGCCAAGCGGCCCCAGAACAAGGGAAAAATGATCGTTTTCATGGTCTGCGACACGGGCGAGCGTTACCTGAGCACGCCCCTGTTCACCGAGATGGAGGAATAA
- a CDS encoding 7-carboxy-7-deazaguanine synthase QueE, with amino-acid sequence MVGMMSVMVTEIFHSIQGESSHAGRPCTFVRLSGCNLRCEWCDTRYSWEEGQAMSRRDVLWAVAGHRCRLVEITGGEPLAQRETPRLAALLLEHGYEVLVETNGSYPVDVLDERVTAIVDIKCPSSGMHTCTDWSNLERLRARDELKFVIADRLDYEYATRVVRRILPQERHIHFSPVLSRLAPAELAAWILEERLPIRLSLQLHKIIWDPEARGV; translated from the coding sequence ATGGTGGGAATGATGTCGGTCATGGTCACGGAGATATTCCACTCCATCCAAGGGGAGTCCTCGCACGCCGGACGGCCGTGCACCTTCGTGCGCCTTTCGGGCTGCAACCTGCGCTGCGAGTGGTGCGACACGCGCTACTCCTGGGAGGAAGGCCAGGCCATGAGCCGCAGGGACGTGCTCTGGGCCGTGGCCGGACACCGCTGCCGCCTGGTGGAGATCACCGGCGGCGAGCCCCTGGCCCAGCGCGAGACGCCGCGCCTGGCCGCGCTTCTGCTGGAACACGGCTACGAGGTGCTGGTGGAGACCAACGGCTCCTACCCCGTGGACGTGCTGGACGAGCGCGTCACGGCCATCGTGGACATCAAGTGCCCCTCCAGCGGCATGCACACCTGCACCGACTGGAGCAACCTGGAGCGCCTGCGCGCCCGTGACGAGCTGAAATTCGTCATCGCCGACCGCCTGGACTACGAATACGCCACGCGGGTGGTGCGCCGGATCCTGCCCCAGGAGCGCCACATCCACTTCTCGCCGGTGCTGTCGCGGCTGGCCCCGGCGGAGCTGGCCGCCTGGATACTGGAAGAGCGCCTGCCCATCCGCCTGAGCCTGCAGCTGCACAAGATCATCTGGGACCCCGAGGCGCGCGGGGTCTGA
- the nifS gene encoding cysteine desulfurase NifS yields MAAVYMDNNATTKVDPAVLDEMLPYFSELYGNPSSMHTFGGQVGRKISEARERVAAAFGCTPGEVLFNACGTEGDNTAIRSALASQPEKRHLITTRVEHPAVLNVVKHLEKKGGYEATYLGVDVEGRLDLDELRDAIRPDTALVSVMFANNETGVVFPIQEVAEIAKERGVLVHTDAVQVLGKVPFDLKTLPVDFLAVSGHKVHAPKGVGALFVRKGTQFRPFMMGGHQEHGRRAGTENTTGIIGLGKACEIAMGNIGHENSVVRAMRDRLEKGLLAAVPDARVNGTTESRLPNTTNISFQYVEGEAILLMMDAFGICASSGSACTSGSLEPSHVLRALGVPFTYAHGSIRFSLSRFNTEADVDLVLNELPKIISRLREISPFKRTEGEAPACTC; encoded by the coding sequence ATGGCCGCCGTCTATATGGACAACAACGCCACCACCAAGGTGGACCCGGCCGTCCTTGACGAGATGCTGCCGTACTTTTCGGAGCTCTACGGCAACCCCTCGAGCATGCACACCTTCGGCGGGCAGGTGGGCCGCAAGATAAGCGAGGCCCGCGAACGCGTGGCCGCCGCCTTCGGCTGCACCCCCGGCGAGGTGCTCTTCAACGCCTGCGGCACCGAGGGCGACAACACCGCCATCCGCTCGGCCCTGGCCTCCCAGCCCGAGAAGCGCCACCTCATCACCACCCGTGTCGAGCACCCCGCCGTGCTCAACGTGGTCAAGCACCTGGAGAAGAAGGGCGGCTACGAGGCCACCTACCTGGGGGTGGACGTTGAGGGCCGCCTGGACTTGGACGAGCTGCGCGACGCCATCCGCCCCGACACGGCGCTCGTCTCCGTCATGTTCGCCAACAACGAGACCGGCGTGGTCTTCCCCATCCAGGAGGTCGCCGAAATCGCCAAGGAGCGCGGCGTGCTCGTGCACACCGACGCCGTGCAGGTGCTCGGCAAGGTGCCCTTCGACCTGAAGACCTTGCCCGTGGACTTCCTGGCCGTGTCCGGACACAAGGTGCACGCCCCCAAGGGCGTGGGAGCGCTCTTCGTGCGCAAGGGCACCCAGTTCAGGCCCTTCATGATGGGCGGCCACCAGGAGCACGGACGCCGCGCCGGCACCGAGAACACCACCGGCATCATCGGCCTGGGCAAAGCCTGCGAGATCGCCATGGGCAACATCGGCCACGAGAACTCCGTGGTGCGGGCCATGCGCGACCGGCTGGAAAAGGGCCTGCTGGCCGCCGTGCCCGACGCGCGCGTCAACGGCACCACGGAGTCGCGCCTGCCCAACACCACCAACATCTCCTTCCAATACGTGGAGGGCGAGGCGATCCTGCTCATGATGGACGCCTTCGGCATCTGCGCAAGCTCCGGATCGGCCTGCACGTCCGGGTCGCTTGAGCCGTCCCACGTGCTACGGGCGCTTGGCGTGCCGTTCACCTACGCCCATGGCTCCATCCGTTTCAGCCTGTCGCGCTTCAACACCGAGGCCGACGTGGACCTGGTGCTTAACGAGCTGCCCAAGATCATCTCCAGGCTGCGGGAGATTTCGCCGTTCAAGCGGACCGAGGGCGAAGCTCCGGCCTGTACTTGTTAA
- a CDS encoding class I SAM-dependent methyltransferase, with product MTSASDDRRAAFAGKMTAVLNASAVNTALCLGYRTGLLEAMDRLGGAATSDGIAREAGLDGRYVREWLCVMVCGGIVDLAVSPSGEDLFTLPREHADLLTRRAGSGNIGVYTQELPILTRCVLDDVQRAFRTGEGVPYDRYPPFHDWMAQVAEAKHRKMLVDVFLPSVAGGAVVARLKRGIRVLDVGCSEGVAVLLMAAAFPESSFTGIDISEEALAVARAEAGRLGISNTRFELRDAAGLKDDPVLAGSFDYVTAFDAVHDQTRPLDVLKGIRAVLADGGLFSMVDIKAETELSGNVDHPLGAFLYTVSLMHCMPVGLVDGGAGLGTMWGRGRALEMLREAGFATVEVCEIPTDPFNAHYLCGG from the coding sequence ATGACCTCCGCCTCCGACGACAGACGCGCCGCATTCGCCGGGAAGATGACCGCCGTCCTGAACGCATCCGCCGTGAACACCGCCTTGTGCCTGGGCTACCGGACGGGCCTCCTGGAGGCCATGGACCGCCTGGGCGGCGCGGCCACCAGCGACGGGATCGCCCGCGAGGCCGGCCTTGACGGGCGCTACGTGCGCGAGTGGCTGTGCGTCATGGTCTGCGGCGGCATCGTCGACCTGGCCGTCTCCCCCTCCGGCGAGGACCTGTTCACGCTTCCGCGCGAGCACGCGGACCTGCTCACCCGCCGGGCCGGAAGCGGCAACATCGGGGTCTACACCCAGGAGTTGCCGATCCTGACCCGGTGCGTCCTGGACGACGTGCAGCGCGCATTCCGCACGGGCGAGGGCGTGCCCTACGACCGCTATCCGCCGTTCCACGACTGGATGGCCCAGGTGGCCGAGGCCAAGCACAGGAAGATGCTGGTGGACGTGTTCCTGCCGTCCGTGGCCGGGGGCGCGGTGGTCGCGCGTCTCAAGCGGGGCATCCGGGTGCTGGACGTGGGATGCTCCGAGGGAGTGGCGGTGCTGCTCATGGCCGCAGCCTTCCCGGAGAGCAGCTTCACCGGCATCGACATCTCGGAGGAGGCGCTCGCGGTGGCGCGCGCCGAGGCCGGACGCCTGGGGATTTCCAACACCCGGTTCGAGCTGCGCGACGCGGCCGGACTCAAAGACGATCCGGTCCTGGCCGGGAGCTTCGACTACGTGACCGCCTTCGACGCCGTGCACGACCAGACCCGGCCCCTGGATGTGCTCAAGGGGATACGGGCCGTGCTGGCCGATGGCGGGCTCTTCTCCATGGTGGACATCAAGGCCGAGACCGAGCTTTCGGGCAATGTGGACCATCCGCTGGGTGCGTTTCTCTATACGGTGAGCCTGATGCACTGCATGCCGGTGGGGCTCGTGGACGGCGGGGCGGGCCTGGGCACCATGTGGGGGCGCGGCAGGGCGCTCGAAATGCTCCGCGAGGCCGGATTCGCCACGGTGGAGGTGTGCGAGATCCCCACGGACCCGTTCAACGCGCACTACCTGTGCGGCGGATGA
- a CDS encoding type II toxin-antitoxin system PemK/MazF family toxin has translation MKRGDIVIVAMSGDYGKTRPALVVQHDQANETHASVVVCPLSSHLIDAPLFRIPVEPSSANGLQAPSQIMVDKVSAVKRERVRQVAGRVSDEVMVQVNRTLALWLGL, from the coding sequence ATGAAACGAGGCGACATCGTCATCGTGGCCATGTCCGGCGACTACGGCAAGACGCGCCCCGCGCTGGTGGTGCAGCACGACCAAGCCAACGAGACCCATGCGAGCGTGGTGGTCTGCCCACTGTCGTCACACCTCATCGACGCCCCCCTGTTCCGGATTCCGGTGGAACCATCTTCCGCCAACGGACTCCAGGCTCCCTCGCAGATCATGGTGGACAAAGTGTCGGCCGTGAAACGCGAGCGGGTGCGGCAAGTGGCCGGACGCGTGAGCGACGAGGTCATGGTGCAGGTGAACCGGACCCTGGCCCTCTGGCTCGGCCTGTAG
- the queF gene encoding preQ(1) synthase — protein sequence MSMKDDVSSLTHLGQAGTKYPERVDPGLIETFPNRFPGREYQITFETEEFTSLCPMTGQPDFGTIAITYVPGERCIESKSLKLYLFSYRGEPSFMETLTNRIMDDLVAACKPRRMMVTGDFRPRGGIAIVVEASYEAGADGYDED from the coding sequence ATGAGCATGAAAGACGACGTTTCCTCCCTGACCCACCTGGGCCAGGCGGGCACCAAATATCCCGAGCGCGTGGACCCCGGCCTCATCGAGACCTTCCCCAACCGCTTCCCCGGCCGCGAGTACCAGATCACCTTCGAGACTGAGGAATTCACCAGCCTCTGCCCCATGACCGGCCAGCCGGACTTCGGCACCATCGCCATCACCTACGTGCCCGGCGAGCGCTGCATCGAGTCCAAGTCGCTCAAGCTCTACCTGTTCAGCTACCGGGGCGAGCCCTCCTTCATGGAGACCCTCACCAACCGCATCATGGATGACCTGGTGGCCGCCTGCAAACCACGCCGCATGATGGTCACGGGCGACTTCCGTCCGCGCGGCGGCATCGCCATCGTGGTGGAAGCCTCCTACGAGGCCGGGGCCGACGGCTACGACGAGGATTAA
- a CDS encoding antitoxin MazE family protein, whose product MQTHSPLSPSQKMKQYRVRMKQAGLRPVQIWVPDTRSPAIAGELRRQSMLASQGPDEQDVLAFLEDASAWDDAG is encoded by the coding sequence ATGCAAACGCATTCCCCTCTCAGCCCCAGCCAGAAGATGAAGCAGTACAGGGTGCGCATGAAGCAGGCTGGCCTTCGGCCTGTTCAGATATGGGTGCCGGATACCCGCTCCCCGGCCATCGCCGGAGAATTGCGGCGGCAATCCATGCTGGCCAGCCAAGGGCCCGACGAACAGGACGTGCTGGCTTTTCTTGAGGACGCAAGCGCCTGGGACGACGCCGGATGA